A window of Marinobacter sp. es.042 genomic DNA:
TGATCTCAAGCCGGAATAGCCCATCCCGGCCCTGTAGACGTGCGTTCGCTATTGCGTTCAATGGTTTAGTCATTTTATCTCCGGTCAGTGGCTAACCCGCATCTATGGTTTCAGTAGCAGGTGTGCCAGTAACAGTGTTCTGAATTGTTCTGTCGGGGTGCCCTGGCCAGGCATTGATTCACTGAGCTGGTTCATTCGGTTGCGTATTGTGTTTCTGTGGCAGCGTAATGCTTCTGCCATGGCACTCTGGTTGCCCCGGCAGGCGATCCAGGCATCGAGCAAGTCGGCAGAATCGGCCAGAAGGTCATGGTCCATCTGCTCGACCGATGTATGTTCGGACCAGACAATGGCCCTGCCGATGGCCTCTGTGACCTCCACCATGGGCAAAGAATAGGGCTGCTCAAAAAGTGGTATGGCAAGTTCGTCGGCCA
This region includes:
- a CDS encoding PucR family transcriptional regulator, which produces MTLRCRNVPHLPGLDAIRLRGGESAGDNPVRWPYVAENRSFKSWVKGGELVFVTGISRHRSPQNLAECLYEGKECNVSGLVVLTGDAYIGQLPNTLCRLADELAIPLFEQPYSLPMVEVTEAIGRAIVWSEHTSVEQMDHDLLADSADLLDAWIACRGNQSAMAEALRCHRNTIRNRMNQLSESMPGQGTPTEQFRTLLLAHLLLKP